The Leucobacter chromiiresistens genome has a window encoding:
- a CDS encoding DEAD/DEAH box helicase, which translates to MSLGTVLDSQHFDESDEAFAAFEEWAWEQRALRLYPAQEEAVLGIALGSNVILATPTGTGKSLVAIGAHFIALAEGRRTVYTAPIKALVSEKFFDLVDVFGADRVGMVTGDTSINPDAPILCCTAEILANLAIRDRSAGGITQVVMDEFHFYAEPDRGWAWQVPLLLMNDAQFLLMSATLGDVSELADDLSRRTGRDTAIVTGVERPVPLTFSYEVAPAHEVVERLVEDRQTPAYLVHFNQSHAVEQAQALSSIRIVDRAGRDEIAAAIGDFRFSTGFGSTLSRLVRSGIGVHHAGMLPRYRRLVEQLAQRGLLRVICGTDTLGVGINVPIRTVVITALTKFDGEKMRRLSAREFHQIAGRAGRAGFDTEGDVVALAPEHEVENAKAAAKAAAKAIGGKKAKPAKKKSPPQGFVAWNEGTLEKLVGSQPEPLVSRMRVTHAMVLGVIGRGETREGEALETMRTLVFDSHEPRPAQFAHARTAIAIFRTLRQGGIVEVHVDGRGQRLLRLTVELQANFALNQPLSPFALAAIELLDPESDTYPLDVISIIEATLENPRAILRAQEHRARGDAVAAMKAEGIEYDERMELLEAITHPQPLKELLDEAFAEYVAEVPWARDFALQPKSVVRDMVERAFGFRDLVSFYQLGRSEGGVLRYLSDAFRAIERTVPERAKSPELEELIDWLGELVRQVDSSLIDEWEELSSPDPEAHRRARALLGLDTDGAETAAALAPPTRSVLTNQRAFLVMLRNALFRRVQAAAFERYGELAELDAARGFGEQKWRDALSGYFDEYDDIRIDADARAASLLELDRSSAPEGFWRFRQVLLDPRGDHDWAIEGSVDLAESEAEGEPVVRVERVGPFAE; encoded by the coding sequence ATGAGCCTCGGAACGGTGCTCGACAGCCAGCACTTCGACGAATCGGACGAGGCGTTCGCGGCCTTCGAGGAGTGGGCGTGGGAGCAGCGCGCGCTCCGCCTCTACCCCGCGCAGGAGGAGGCGGTGCTCGGCATCGCGCTCGGCAGCAACGTGATCCTCGCGACGCCGACCGGCACCGGGAAGTCGCTCGTCGCCATCGGCGCGCACTTCATCGCCCTCGCCGAGGGCCGGCGCACCGTGTACACGGCGCCCATCAAGGCGCTCGTGAGCGAGAAGTTCTTCGATCTCGTCGACGTGTTCGGCGCAGACCGGGTCGGCATGGTCACGGGCGACACGTCGATCAACCCCGACGCCCCGATCCTCTGCTGCACCGCCGAGATCCTCGCCAATCTCGCCATCCGCGATCGTTCGGCCGGCGGCATCACGCAGGTGGTGATGGACGAGTTCCACTTCTACGCCGAGCCCGATCGCGGGTGGGCGTGGCAGGTGCCGCTGCTGCTCATGAACGACGCCCAGTTCCTGCTGATGTCGGCCACCCTCGGCGACGTCTCCGAGCTCGCCGACGACCTCTCCCGGCGCACCGGGCGCGACACCGCAATCGTCACCGGCGTCGAACGGCCGGTGCCGCTGACGTTCTCGTACGAGGTCGCCCCGGCGCACGAGGTCGTGGAGCGACTCGTCGAAGACCGGCAGACGCCCGCCTATCTCGTGCACTTCAACCAGTCGCACGCGGTCGAGCAGGCGCAGGCGCTCTCGAGCATCCGCATCGTCGACCGCGCCGGACGCGACGAGATCGCGGCCGCCATCGGCGACTTCCGCTTCTCCACGGGCTTCGGCTCGACCCTTTCGCGCCTCGTGCGCTCCGGCATCGGCGTGCACCACGCGGGCATGCTCCCGCGATACCGGCGCCTCGTCGAGCAGCTCGCCCAGCGCGGGCTGCTCCGGGTGATCTGCGGCACCGACACGCTCGGCGTGGGCATCAACGTCCCGATCCGCACCGTCGTCATCACCGCGCTCACCAAGTTCGACGGCGAGAAGATGCGGCGACTCTCCGCCCGCGAGTTCCATCAGATCGCGGGGCGGGCCGGCCGGGCCGGATTCGACACGGAGGGCGACGTGGTCGCGCTCGCACCCGAGCACGAGGTCGAGAACGCGAAAGCGGCCGCGAAAGCCGCCGCCAAGGCGATCGGGGGCAAGAAGGCGAAGCCGGCGAAGAAGAAGTCGCCGCCCCAGGGCTTCGTCGCCTGGAACGAGGGCACGCTGGAGAAGCTCGTCGGGTCGCAGCCCGAACCGCTCGTCAGCCGCATGCGCGTCACGCACGCGATGGTGCTCGGCGTCATCGGTCGGGGCGAGACGCGCGAGGGGGAGGCGCTGGAGACGATGCGCACCCTGGTGTTCGACAGCCACGAGCCGCGGCCCGCGCAGTTCGCGCACGCCCGCACGGCGATCGCCATCTTCCGCACCCTGCGCCAGGGCGGCATCGTCGAGGTGCACGTCGACGGGCGCGGCCAGCGGCTACTGCGCCTCACGGTCGAACTGCAGGCGAACTTCGCCCTGAATCAGCCGCTCTCGCCGTTCGCGCTCGCGGCGATCGAGCTGCTCGACCCCGAGTCCGACACCTACCCCCTCGACGTGATCTCGATCATCGAGGCCACCCTCGAGAACCCGCGCGCCATTCTCCGCGCTCAGGAGCACCGGGCGCGCGGCGATGCCGTCGCGGCGATGAAGGCCGAGGGCATCGAGTACGACGAGCGCATGGAGCTGCTCGAGGCGATCACCCATCCGCAGCCCCTGAAAGAGCTGCTCGACGAGGCGTTCGCGGAGTACGTCGCCGAGGTGCCATGGGCCCGCGACTTCGCGCTGCAGCCGAAATCGGTGGTGCGCGACATGGTGGAGCGCGCGTTCGGCTTCCGCGACCTCGTCTCGTTCTATCAGCTCGGCCGGTCGGAGGGCGGCGTGCTGCGGTACCTCAGCGACGCGTTCCGCGCGATCGAGCGCACCGTGCCCGAGCGGGCGAAGAGCCCCGAGCTCGAAGAGCTCATCGACTGGCTCGGCGAGCTCGTGCGGCAGGTGGACTCCAGTCTGATCGACGAGTGGGAGGAGCTGTCGAGCCCCGACCCCGAGGCACACCGGCGAGCGCGCGCACTGCTCGGCCTCGATACCGACGGCGCAGAAACCGCGGCAGCGCTCGCACCGCCGACGCGATCCGTGCTCACGAACCAGCGCGCCTTCCTCGTCATGCTGCGCAACGCCCTCTTCCGCCGCGTGCAGGCCGCCGCGTTCGAGCGCTACGGCGAGCTCGCCGAGCTCGATGCGGCACGCGGCTTCGGCGAGCAGAAGTGGCGCGATGCCCTTTCGGGCTACTTCGACGAGTACGACGACATCCGCATCGACGCCGATGCGCGCGCAGCGTCCCTGCTCGAGCTCGACCGCAGCAGCGCGCCCGAGGGGTTCTGGCGCTTCCGCCAGGTGCTGCTCGATCCCCGCGGCGACCACGACTGGGCGATCGAGGGGTCGGTCGACCTCGCGGAATCCGAAGCCGAAGGCGAGCCGGTGGTGCGGGTGGAGCGCGTGGGTCCGTTCGCGGAGTGA
- a CDS encoding GntR family transcriptional regulator — protein MSDVLDLFAVDADSPEPPYRQLHGAVVRAVAEGRLSPGAKLPTVRGLAAHLGVAANTVASAYRALEADGVIEGRGRAGTFVSLGEDPLDAAARGIAIEAVERLRTLGVTGARAEQLLTETVRGADAG, from the coding sequence ATGAGCGACGTACTCGATCTCTTCGCCGTCGATGCCGACTCGCCGGAGCCGCCGTATCGTCAACTGCACGGCGCCGTGGTGCGAGCCGTCGCGGAGGGCCGACTCTCCCCCGGCGCGAAGCTGCCGACCGTGCGGGGGCTCGCGGCGCACCTCGGCGTCGCGGCGAACACCGTCGCGTCGGCGTACCGCGCGCTCGAGGCCGACGGCGTGATCGAGGGGCGCGGCCGCGCGGGCACCTTCGTGTCGCTCGGCGAGGATCCTCTCGACGCGGCCGCCCGAGGTATCGCCATCGAGGCGGTCGAGCGGCTCCGTACGCTCGGCGTGACGGGCGCCCGTGCCGAACAGCTGCTCACCGAGACCGTGCGGGGCGCGGACGCCGGGTGA
- a CDS encoding glycosyltransferase, with protein MFVLTGTGTVFRSIALREVANARGSSIPGNLGEVYDTFALTEDNELTIAIKSLGGLMVSPRECQVTTELMPTWRMLWAQRLRWQRGALENLGAYGVMPQTVRYWAQQIAIGYGVFALFAYFGLMFLMVAAMDTWVWFPFWLGIGLVFAVERVVTVWRGGWRARALAVLVFPELVYDCFLNLAFLKGVFEISLGRVPTWKHVEHGSERSPSAVEQEAR; from the coding sequence GTGTTCGTGCTCACCGGCACCGGCACGGTGTTCCGATCGATCGCGCTGCGGGAGGTGGCGAACGCCCGGGGCTCGTCGATCCCCGGCAATCTCGGCGAGGTGTACGACACGTTCGCCCTCACCGAGGACAACGAGCTGACGATCGCCATCAAGTCGCTCGGCGGCCTCATGGTGTCGCCGCGGGAGTGCCAGGTGACGACGGAGCTCATGCCGACCTGGCGCATGCTCTGGGCGCAGCGCCTGCGGTGGCAGCGCGGCGCTCTGGAGAACCTCGGCGCCTACGGGGTGATGCCGCAGACCGTCCGGTACTGGGCGCAGCAGATCGCGATCGGCTACGGCGTGTTCGCGCTGTTCGCCTACTTCGGCTTGATGTTCCTGATGGTCGCCGCGATGGACACCTGGGTGTGGTTCCCGTTCTGGCTGGGGATCGGCCTGGTCTTCGCCGTGGAGCGCGTCGTCACCGTGTGGCGGGGCGGGTGGCGGGCGCGGGCGCTCGCCGTGCTCGTCTTCCCCGAGCTCGTGTACGACTGCTTCTTGAACCTCGCGTTCCTGAAGGGCGTGTTCGAGATCTCGCTCGGGCGCGTGCCGACCTGGAAGCACGTGGAGCATGGTTCGGAGCGCTCCCCGAGCGCCGTTGAGCAGGAGGCGCGCTGA
- a CDS encoding glycosyltransferase family 2 protein: MHSRPSGGAVVWARAAIVITVLAWFFYMITTIVRMVIEGPTESFVFHVQTWIYGLTVTALTFSALMYLTARYGALVRFREHLRVERALIDEHFAESDADVTVLIPSYDEEPEVVRYTLWSAALQEFPSVRVVLLIDDREAGLSGEALDRLNRTRGLLGEIAEALEAPLQQAREAMRVFAETAPQVPGPDDAKRAADAYAAAAQWLDEFAASERIEDHMAEFFAEQVLLGLSNDLRLTRLALNAAYEQGGSPDRERLEQLYRRLVWIFSADMSFFERKKYASLSQEPNKAMNLNSYISLMGGRYRVSDETGVQLLEALRDRDEAEPDLVVPDSRYLLTLDADSQLLRDYCVRLVYLLEQPENERVAVTQTPYSSFRGAPTRIERIAGATTDLQHIQHQGLTYFNATFWVGANAVIRKAALADIAVTETVGGFEITTYVQDRTVIEDTESSIDLGAHGWTLENYPERLSYSATPPDFGSLIVQRRRWANGGLLIMPKMFEMIRIRKGTPARVRLTEKLLRTNYMSSLAWASFGLLFLLFFPFDSRLLSPLVVAAALPYFISQALDLRASGHRLSDIFRIYGFNLVLLPVNLAGVLKSMQQGVTGEKIPFARTPKVTGRTASPAIYVILPFVIIAFSVLTAYRDFTLGNWGNFVFAAFNAIMATWAAVSYIGLRAAIVDAVLGVVGWLYVVPKPPKAQRKSPVDPDAEVNWQAILYHGDRRLRRDLARSSDRRRRLGGVRKEVTAVAELSSGGGSRATVNEVTLAAPSTTTDVTAVIAPAADEGTPPKRART, encoded by the coding sequence ATGCATTCGCGACCGAGCGGCGGCGCCGTCGTCTGGGCGCGCGCGGCCATCGTCATCACGGTGCTCGCCTGGTTCTTCTACATGATCACGACGATCGTGCGCATGGTCATCGAGGGGCCGACCGAATCGTTCGTCTTCCACGTGCAGACCTGGATCTACGGCCTCACCGTCACCGCGCTGACCTTCTCCGCGCTCATGTACCTGACCGCCCGCTACGGCGCCCTCGTGCGCTTCCGCGAGCATCTGCGCGTCGAGCGCGCGCTGATCGACGAGCACTTCGCCGAGTCGGATGCCGACGTCACCGTGCTGATCCCCAGCTACGACGAGGAGCCGGAGGTGGTGCGCTACACGCTCTGGTCGGCGGCGCTGCAGGAGTTCCCCTCGGTGCGCGTCGTGCTGCTCATCGACGACCGTGAAGCCGGCCTGAGCGGGGAGGCGCTCGACCGCCTCAACCGCACCCGCGGCCTGCTCGGGGAGATCGCGGAGGCGCTGGAGGCGCCGCTGCAGCAGGCGCGCGAGGCGATGCGGGTCTTCGCGGAGACGGCCCCGCAGGTGCCCGGCCCGGACGACGCGAAGCGAGCCGCCGACGCCTACGCCGCAGCCGCGCAATGGCTGGACGAGTTCGCAGCGTCCGAGCGGATCGAAGACCACATGGCCGAGTTCTTCGCCGAGCAGGTGCTGCTCGGCCTGTCGAACGACCTGCGCCTCACCCGGCTCGCGCTGAACGCCGCGTACGAGCAGGGCGGATCCCCCGATCGGGAGCGGCTCGAGCAGCTGTACCGACGCCTCGTGTGGATCTTCAGCGCCGACATGAGCTTCTTCGAGCGCAAGAAGTACGCGTCGCTCTCGCAGGAGCCGAATAAGGCGATGAACCTGAACTCGTACATCTCGCTCATGGGAGGCCGCTACCGGGTCTCCGACGAGACCGGCGTGCAGTTGCTGGAGGCGCTGCGCGACCGCGACGAGGCGGAACCGGATCTCGTCGTCCCCGACAGCCGGTACCTGCTCACGCTCGACGCCGACTCCCAGCTGCTGCGCGACTACTGCGTGCGCCTCGTGTACCTGCTCGAGCAGCCCGAGAACGAGCGCGTCGCCGTGACGCAGACGCCCTACTCCTCGTTCCGCGGCGCTCCGACGCGCATCGAGCGCATCGCCGGGGCGACGACCGACCTGCAGCACATCCAGCACCAGGGCCTCACGTACTTCAACGCCACCTTCTGGGTGGGCGCCAACGCCGTGATCCGCAAGGCGGCGCTCGCCGACATCGCCGTCACCGAGACGGTCGGCGGATTCGAGATCACCACCTACGTGCAGGACCGCACCGTGATCGAGGACACGGAGTCGAGCATCGACCTCGGCGCGCACGGGTGGACGCTCGAGAACTATCCCGAACGGCTCAGCTACAGCGCCACGCCGCCCGACTTCGGCTCGCTCATCGTGCAGCGCCGGCGGTGGGCGAACGGCGGCCTGCTCATCATGCCGAAGATGTTCGAGATGATCCGCATCCGCAAGGGCACCCCGGCCCGCGTGCGCCTCACCGAGAAGCTGCTCCGCACGAACTACATGTCGTCGCTCGCCTGGGCGAGCTTCGGGCTGCTCTTCCTCCTCTTCTTCCCGTTCGACTCGCGTCTGCTCAGCCCGCTCGTCGTGGCGGCCGCCCTGCCCTACTTCATCTCGCAGGCGCTCGACCTGCGGGCGAGCGGGCACCGCCTCAGCGACATCTTCCGCATCTACGGGTTCAACCTCGTGCTGCTCCCCGTGAATCTCGCCGGCGTGCTGAAGTCGATGCAGCAGGGCGTCACGGGGGAGAAGATCCCCTTCGCCCGAACCCCGAAGGTGACGGGCCGCACGGCATCGCCCGCGATCTACGTGATCCTCCCGTTCGTCATCATCGCCTTCTCGGTGCTCACCGCCTACCGCGACTTCACGCTCGGCAACTGGGGCAACTTCGTCTTCGCGGCATTCAACGCGATCATGGCGACGTGGGCGGCGGTCTCCTACATCGGCCTGCGAGCCGCGATCGTGGACGCCGTGCTCGGCGTCGTGGGCTGGCTCTACGTCGTGCCGAAGCCGCCGAAGGCGCAGCGGAAGAGCCCGGTCGACCCCGACGCCGAGGTGAACTGGCAGGCGATCCTCTACCACGGCGACCGGCGCCTGCGCCGCGACCTCGCCCGATCCAGCGATCGGCGACGGCGTCTGGGCGGGGTGCGCAAGGAGGTGACCGCCGTCGCCGAGCTGAGCAGCGGGGGCGGATCGCGGGCGACCGTCAACGAGGTCACGCTCGCCGCGCCGAGCACGACGACCGATGTGACCGCCGTGATCGCACCGGCGGCCGACGAGGGCACGCCGCCGAAACGCGCCCGCACGTAG
- a CDS encoding chitinase, translating to MAKWYPGRKLSLTRLSIVLVVIAGLIGGGVYAWSKVQDVQVASERTPWFDSYVDVTATPTFPFESPGEDGQKNVVLSFIVADPGDACTPSWGGYYDLDAAESSLDLDRKLQRLRNLGGSAMVSFGGQANHDIAYECEDASRLVDGYTSVVERYDLASIDMDIEGAFLADEDGIARQADAIRTVQDARAVGLDVWLTLPVAPDGLTFEGLQAIRTYLKAGVDLAGVNVMTMNYNSESERDFYPAVESSLRATQSQLRSLYQEIDAPIGDATAWSRVAATPMIGQNDTRTDVFTLADAERLSEFADEHGMARMSMWSLNRDQQCSANWPDPKQVSDSCSGLVQEQGDFSKILREHRSGAISQVAEAVESDGPIELVEDDPETSPYPIWTETTAYPAETKVVWHRNVYEAKWWTEGDQPDLAAENGSQPWRLLGPVLPGEKPIERPELPAGAYPAWDASKEYRRGDRVLFDGDGFEAKWYSRGDSPDAALVQPQDSPWRALTDAEIAEVIGSSNEASTGANGSGAAVQADASSDSASGGASDGGSGADGSDADGS from the coding sequence ATGGCGAAGTGGTATCCGGGCAGGAAGCTGTCTCTGACGCGGCTCAGCATCGTGCTGGTCGTGATCGCGGGTCTGATCGGCGGAGGCGTCTACGCCTGGTCGAAGGTGCAGGACGTGCAGGTCGCCTCCGAGCGCACCCCCTGGTTCGACTCCTACGTCGACGTCACCGCCACGCCCACCTTCCCGTTCGAGTCGCCGGGCGAGGACGGGCAGAAGAACGTGGTGCTGTCGTTCATCGTCGCCGATCCCGGCGATGCGTGCACCCCCTCCTGGGGCGGGTACTACGACCTCGACGCAGCGGAGAGCTCCCTCGACCTCGACCGCAAGCTGCAGCGCCTGCGCAACCTCGGCGGGTCGGCGATGGTCTCGTTCGGGGGTCAGGCCAACCACGACATCGCGTACGAGTGCGAGGACGCGAGTCGGCTCGTGGACGGCTACACCAGCGTCGTCGAACGCTACGATCTGGCGAGCATCGACATGGACATCGAGGGCGCGTTCCTGGCTGACGAGGACGGCATCGCGCGGCAGGCCGACGCGATCCGCACGGTGCAGGACGCCCGCGCGGTCGGACTCGACGTCTGGCTGACGCTGCCCGTGGCGCCCGACGGGTTGACGTTCGAGGGGCTGCAGGCCATTCGCACGTACCTCAAGGCGGGCGTGGACCTGGCGGGCGTGAACGTCATGACCATGAACTACAACTCGGAGTCGGAGCGGGACTTCTACCCCGCCGTCGAGAGCAGTCTGCGCGCGACCCAATCGCAGCTGCGGTCGCTGTACCAGGAGATCGACGCCCCCATCGGCGACGCGACCGCGTGGAGCCGGGTCGCGGCGACGCCGATGATCGGGCAGAACGACACCCGCACGGACGTCTTCACCCTCGCCGACGCGGAGCGGCTCTCGGAGTTCGCCGACGAGCACGGCATGGCGCGCATGTCGATGTGGTCGCTCAACCGCGATCAGCAGTGCTCGGCGAACTGGCCCGATCCGAAGCAGGTCTCCGATTCGTGCAGCGGCCTGGTGCAGGAGCAGGGCGACTTCTCGAAGATCCTGCGCGAGCACCGCTCCGGCGCGATCTCGCAGGTGGCGGAAGCCGTCGAGAGCGACGGCCCGATCGAGCTCGTCGAGGACGACCCAGAGACGAGCCCGTACCCCATCTGGACCGAGACCACGGCGTACCCCGCCGAGACGAAGGTGGTCTGGCACCGCAACGTGTACGAGGCGAAGTGGTGGACGGAGGGCGATCAGCCCGACCTCGCCGCCGAGAACGGATCGCAGCCCTGGCGGCTGCTCGGCCCCGTGCTGCCCGGCGAGAAGCCGATCGAGCGCCCCGAGCTGCCCGCCGGAGCCTACCCCGCCTGGGATGCGTCGAAGGAGTACCGCCGCGGAGACCGCGTGCTGTTCGACGGCGACGGGTTCGAGGCGAAGTGGTACTCGCGCGGCGACAGCCCCGACGCGGCGCTCGTGCAGCCGCAGGATTCGCCGTGGCGCGCGCTCACCGACGCCGAGATCGCCGAGGTGATCGGATCGTCGAACGAGGCGTCGACGGGCGCGAACGGATCGGGCGCCGCGGTGCAGGCCGACGCGTCGAGCGACAGCGCGAGCGGCGGGGCGAGCGACGGGGGCTCGGGCGCCGACGGATCGGACGCCGACGGGTCGTAG